Genomic DNA from Mesorhizobium sp. 131-2-1:
CGTAAGGCTCGACGAGTCTGTCAAGTCCCCGTGGTGAAGTGTAAGATCAACGCCACTTTCATGAGGGTCATGATAGAGATGGTCTATACGGCCCGTATTAAAAAGAGACGATCGTCTCTTTATCCCATGCACAGAATAGCCCTTTTCTAAAAGCAATTCTGCGAGGTAGGAACCGTCTTGTCCCGTAACCCCGGTGATTAAAGCTACTTTTCTCTTTGACAAGCTTGAATCCTTTTGATTTTGACGCGCCCATGAAAACGCTCGCCTGCGGCGGGATTGCGTGGCGAGAAAGGGGCGTGTTGGGCAGGGCGAACGGGGGCCTCTGCGCGAAGGCAAGGGAGAGTTCGATCGGGATGCCAGCCTTTCATGGAGCCGGGGAACGTTCGAAAGTGTTGTCGATCAAGATCAAACGACGCGGGTCATTCAAATCGAATTCGACAATTCGTGGCACGAAGAGGCGGGCGTAGCGGGTGAAGGCGCTAGTCGGAGGAAAGCGAATAACAGTGTCGCATCGACCGAGGAGATACATCTCAACGAGCGCGGAAAACCCCCCGTCGGTGCCCAGTGCTGCACTGTGTAAGGGGCCGGCCTGATCCGCCTGGAAGCGTTTTGGGACGGTGAAAAGTTCGGGAAATACGCCCGACAGGTGATCAACAACCTTGGCGCTGTCTGTACACAAGAACACCCTTACAGGTCTTGAATGCGGTTGCGCCTTCGCCATACGAATGGCAGTGCATACCTGCTCTAAGGCAACCTTCGGATCAGCCCAGTAAGGTGCGTGATCCATAATATCTTCGCCGTTGCCGTGGCGGACATGGACTCCAATTATGCTGTGCCCGTCAAAATGTTCCTGGTAGAGCGCTTCAATGCGATCCTCAATTTCGACCCTCGGTGTGATGCTCCTAAATATGGTTCGCTCGGCCTTTTCATCGCAGCGCCACATCAAGCAAGCATCACACACTACCGTGTTGGCTTCACAATCATCTTGGGCCTGGAAAAGATCGTTAAGCTCGTCACGTTCTTGGAAAATCTGTTCATCCGGACGGTACACGCAGTCGATGGATGGCTTGTTCCACCACGACGGGAAGAAGGGACCAGGGAATGAGACGTGGTTGATCTGGTCATCGCAAATGACCCGTACACCACCGATATCCTCAATTGGCTTGAAGAAAGCTGGAAAGGCATTCGCAAACGGGTTGTCAAGGTAACAAGAGCCGCGCCAATCTATTGCTAAAGCTCGTCCCGTCCGATGTGCGTAGTCCCAAGCCGACGCGAGAGACCACAGGCAATCACCGAGACCCGTGCGCCGTCGAGAAACAACGAACCGATCGTTCCTTGAGCGATCAACAAGCATCTAAATTGCCTCTCTCCAGAACACCACAAGCCTCAGCTTTGCTGCTGCGTTTGAGGCAAGCGCCTGCGCAATTCGGGGAAGATTGTCGTGCTGTGCCAATGCGATGTAGCTTGCGTCTGTCGCGGAAGTGCCTGGCCGCGATGGACGCGCGCCTGGGCTGGTCTTCCGCGCAGACCAGAAAATGCTCTTCGGAGCCAACGCAAACATCAACCACTTTCCTTAAGGCTGCTACATTCTTGAATTCTTTCTATGCATCGTGCCGTAACATCGGTAAAATCGTCTGTTTCGATGAAACGCATCCACGCCATGGATGGCTAGTGACATGGGTTCCAGAGCGTTGGCTGTGAACCCTCTCGCTGTGCTCGACGCACCGCTAACCCCAGCGGAACCTCACGGTGACAGCACGCAGCATCGACCTAAGTAAGCCGGCCATGAGCGCGGGCCGCGGCCACGAAGCTTCGACTGGGCCAGGTTCTGCATGGGAGCGCCACAAAGAAAGAGGCGATGCGTCGAGCTGTAAGCGAGCCTGAGCTCGCTTTCGAAGCGCTATGCCATCAACCCCAAGACGGTCGCGAAGTGGAGGAGCGGAGTTCGACCGCCGATCTGCCCACCGGCCCCAGGGAGCCGAGATCGAAGGTGCTGTCTGCCGTAGAAGAGGACCGTTGTTGTGGCCTTCCGCCGCAACACACTGCTGCCGCTGGACGATTGCCTCTACGGCCTTGCAGCCGACGATCCCGCATCTGACGCGCTCTTCATTGCACCGATGTCTGCAGCGCAAGCATCGGCTTCTTCCACATTGATATTG
This window encodes:
- a CDS encoding nodulation protein NodZ, with translation MLVDRSRNDRFVVSRRRTGLGDCLWSLASAWDYAHRTGRALAIDWRGSCYLDNPFANAFPAFFKPIEDIGGVRVICDDQINHVSFPGPFFPSWWNKPSIDCVYRPDEQIFQERDELNDLFQAQDDCEANTVVCDACLMWRCDEKAERTIFRSITPRVEIEDRIEALYQEHFDGHSIIGVHVRHGNGEDIMDHAPYWADPKVALEQVCTAIRMAKAQPHSRPVRVFLCTDSAKVVDHLSGVFPELFTVPKRFQADQAGPLHSAALGTDGGFSALVEMYLLGRCDTVIRFPPTSAFTRYARLFVPRIVEFDLNDPRRLILIDNTFERSPAP